In Cytophagales bacterium, the following are encoded in one genomic region:
- a CDS encoding PadR family transcriptional regulator, protein MQNLKLGNFEELVLLLVGVLYDQAYSVSIVDEYKKQTGKNINISAIHTVLYRLEEKGYLESRLGEPGSGRGGKRKRLFFLTAFGVKTLDDIQALRDQLRYQIPKPALQNLS, encoded by the coding sequence ATGCAAAACCTGAAACTTGGAAACTTTGAAGAATTGGTACTCCTACTCGTAGGTGTACTCTATGATCAGGCCTATTCTGTATCCATCGTAGATGAGTACAAAAAGCAAACAGGCAAGAACATCAACATCAGTGCGATTCATACGGTCCTGTACCGACTAGAAGAGAAAGGCTACCTAGAATCCCGATTAGGTGAGCCAGGAAGTGGTCGCGGCGGTAAACGAAAAAGGTTGTTTTTCCTGACTGCTTTTGGCGTGAAGACACTGGACGATATTCAGGCATTGCGTGATCAGCTGCGCTATCAAATCCCTAAACCTGCCTTGCAGAACCTGTCATGA
- a CDS encoding FtsX-like permease family protein, translating into MNTSLYRSYVKVALRNTRKNLGPVLINIIGLGLSLGFCFTVYMLHAYNLEFDFFHKNSADVHRMHSIRWYNEQPLRYEYVPIPFIDKVEEEIPGVEEVTYFDIHQATLKVANTNYQSSGEYFSQAVASARSNFLDMFDLPLKSGSNESLQDESAVFITEETAEQLFDDLSPIGETITIFIGQEKGIDLQVAGVFEKIPLNTSFHFDVLVNHEAVLKVLESSASSWKRSDNVALLFRSKVPDQVAVAVQEFLPEQNEKQENWKISEIEVHPLIDPLLTDGYVYSSPTNNRVRASALIIFSIMALLILLITCFNLANTSIALMTKRVREIGIRKTLGTTNFKLFEQFMMEMLVITFFAFIIALLMANPISEQLFGLFGVSFLLQDVSILRFIPFVLTFLLICTFLAGILPAMYAWKFSPSIILSGKQSLKGVGWFQKSLTIGQYVVSICLLICAWTFGQNNKYLGEIDLGYNYNQVAMLPLDSPQDFEQVRNDLNQLASTTHVIGTQHHHGAAGVLSTLASDTADLEITTFKIGEGYLETMEINVTQGRKFITGSESDRERSIIVSEEFAFRYLDQSNPLGQQVEFDGVKRIVVGVASDIIHEVFADYKRRPVAYLAADPTNYGMLILKTTASDTEALENELKAYWSDNFDTPYRGQGQRMISSFYATRDARNLKLIFMSIAILGSLLSTIGIFSLAVMNIAKRTKEISIRRVLGATSRQVLVIIYRSFGWIIGLSIVLGIVSGVFLSKAVLSSIYKFYLSAPILDSTMIGLSIMIIAILFITAAAFSRIIANPSEGLRTE; encoded by the coding sequence ATGAACACTTCACTCTATCGATCCTACGTCAAGGTGGCCTTGCGAAACACACGTAAGAACCTTGGTCCGGTACTGATCAACATCATTGGCCTTGGTCTTTCTCTGGGCTTTTGTTTCACCGTGTACATGTTACACGCCTACAACCTCGAATTCGATTTTTTCCATAAAAACTCAGCGGATGTTCATCGCATGCACAGCATCCGTTGGTATAATGAGCAACCGCTGCGATATGAATATGTGCCAATTCCATTCATCGATAAAGTGGAAGAAGAGATTCCAGGCGTAGAAGAAGTGACTTATTTTGATATTCATCAGGCAACCCTGAAGGTAGCGAATACCAATTATCAGTCAAGTGGGGAATACTTCTCACAAGCCGTTGCTTCTGCCCGATCAAACTTCCTGGACATGTTCGATCTTCCGCTTAAAAGTGGTAGCAACGAAAGCCTACAAGATGAATCTGCCGTATTCATCACAGAAGAAACAGCCGAACAACTTTTTGATGACCTCTCTCCCATTGGAGAAACCATTACGATTTTCATCGGTCAGGAAAAAGGAATTGATCTACAGGTAGCGGGTGTCTTTGAAAAGATTCCATTAAACACAAGCTTTCATTTTGATGTTTTGGTCAATCACGAAGCTGTTCTCAAAGTGTTAGAATCTTCCGCATCCAGCTGGAAACGGAGCGATAATGTGGCCCTCTTATTTAGAAGTAAGGTACCTGATCAGGTAGCAGTTGCTGTTCAGGAATTTTTACCCGAACAAAATGAAAAACAGGAGAATTGGAAAATTTCTGAGATCGAAGTTCATCCTTTAATTGATCCTTTGCTTACAGATGGATATGTCTACTCCTCTCCCACTAACAATCGGGTCCGGGCTTCAGCATTGATCATTTTTAGTATCATGGCGCTGCTGATCTTATTAATTACTTGTTTCAATCTCGCCAATACATCTATCGCATTGATGACCAAACGTGTTCGTGAGATAGGCATTCGTAAAACCCTTGGTACCACTAACTTCAAATTGTTTGAGCAATTCATGATGGAAATGCTTGTGATCACTTTTTTCGCCTTCATCATTGCTCTGCTCATGGCCAATCCTATCTCAGAACAACTCTTTGGATTGTTTGGGGTCTCCTTCCTATTGCAGGATGTCAGCATTTTGCGATTCATCCCATTTGTTTTGACATTCCTCCTGATCTGTACTTTTTTGGCAGGCATTCTTCCGGCCATGTATGCGTGGAAATTCTCTCCTTCTATCATTCTCAGTGGCAAACAATCTCTAAAAGGTGTGGGCTGGTTTCAAAAATCGTTGACCATCGGTCAGTATGTGGTTTCTATATGTTTACTTATATGTGCCTGGACTTTTGGCCAAAACAATAAATACCTCGGAGAGATCGATCTGGGCTACAATTACAATCAGGTGGCCATGCTTCCATTGGATTCACCTCAAGATTTCGAACAAGTGAGGAACGATCTCAATCAACTTGCTTCGACCACTCATGTGATCGGTACGCAACATCATCATGGCGCCGCAGGTGTCTTGAGCACCTTAGCTTCCGATACCGCAGATTTGGAGATTACTACATTCAAAATTGGCGAAGGCTATCTGGAAACGATGGAAATCAATGTGACTCAGGGCAGAAAATTCATTACAGGTTCTGAATCGGATCGGGAACGATCCATCATTGTCAGCGAAGAATTTGCCTTCCGTTACCTGGACCAAAGTAATCCGTTAGGTCAGCAAGTTGAATTTGATGGCGTCAAAAGAATCGTGGTTGGTGTGGCTTCGGATATCATACATGAAGTTTTTGCTGATTACAAAAGAAGACCAGTCGCTTATCTGGCGGCTGACCCTACGAATTACGGCATGCTGATACTAAAAACAACGGCCTCCGACACAGAAGCATTGGAGAATGAATTGAAGGCTTATTGGTCTGATAACTTTGATACCCCTTACCGGGGACAAGGTCAACGGATGATATCTTCCTTCTATGCAACCAGAGATGCACGAAACCTGAAGTTGATCTTCATGAGCATTGCCATTCTAGGATCTCTATTGAGTACCATTGGAATTTTCTCCCTGGCGGTGATGAACATTGCTAAACGAACGAAGGAGATCAGTATCCGACGTGTATTAGGGGCTACTTCTCGCCAGGTATTGGTCATTATTTACCGGTCTTTTGGTTGGATCATCGGCTTATCAATTGTTCTGGGGATCGTGAGTGGCGTATTCCTTAGTAAAGCGGTGCTGTCATCGATCTACAAGTTTTATCTGTCAGCACCTATTCTTGACTCGACAATGATTGGTTTATCCATTATGATCATAGCGATATTGTTCATCACCGCAGCTGCATTCAGCCGTATCATAGCCAATCCCAGCGAAGGATTGCGGACGGAGTGA
- a CDS encoding Crp/Fnr family transcriptional regulator: MKDQAFEKFIRRLSSFMVITPEEVHMLRDLVPIHTYQKGDFLIRAGDISKSFFYNASGFVRLFYLLNGEEKTAYFYDEGSFISAYSSFLRQEPCSFFLQAAEETQVATISIEASESILAYSTKFEKLARIAMEEEMISLQEIIASLITLSPEKRYLELLKRNPTVFQKVPQTQIASFLGVKPESLSRIKKRSMERS, from the coding sequence ATGAAAGATCAAGCATTCGAAAAGTTCATCCGCCGATTGTCTTCGTTCATGGTCATCACTCCCGAAGAAGTGCATATGCTGCGTGATTTGGTACCCATTCATACCTACCAAAAAGGTGATTTTTTGATCCGAGCAGGAGACATCTCCAAGTCATTTTTCTATAATGCCTCAGGTTTCGTTCGATTGTTCTACCTATTAAATGGAGAAGAAAAGACCGCCTATTTTTATGACGAAGGCTCATTCATCAGTGCATATTCTTCCTTCCTCAGACAAGAACCTTGTTCCTTCTTTCTGCAGGCGGCTGAAGAAACACAAGTTGCCACCATTTCCATAGAAGCTTCTGAAAGCATCCTGGCCTATTCTACGAAGTTTGAGAAGTTAGCCAGAATAGCAATGGAAGAAGAAATGATCAGCCTGCAGGAAATCATCGCTTCTTTGATCACCTTGAGTCCCGAGAAGCGATACCTTGAATTACTAAAAAGAAATCCAACCGTATTTCAGAAAGTACCTCAAACACAGATTGCTTCTTTTCTAGGCGTAAAACCGGAATCTCTGAGTCGCATCAAAAAGCGAAGTATGGAACGATCTTAA
- a CDS encoding DUF2834 domain-containing protein encodes MKKTYLTLCIIGFILPNIWVTIESYETGNILLYMDPVATFQRMFANRISMIFAIDLFFAVAVFFIWSYHEAKQSRMKHLWVVWVFTMLLGLAGGFPLFLYLRKRQQQ; translated from the coding sequence ATGAAAAAAACTTACTTGACCCTCTGCATCATCGGATTCATCCTACCCAACATTTGGGTAACTATCGAATCCTATGAAACCGGTAACATCTTGTTGTACATGGATCCTGTCGCCACCTTTCAGCGCATGTTTGCCAATCGTATATCAATGATTTTCGCCATCGATCTGTTCTTTGCAGTGGCGGTGTTTTTCATCTGGAGCTACCACGAAGCCAAACAAAGTCGTATGAAACATCTTTGGGTTGTATGGGTGTTCACGATGCTGCTAGGTTTAGCCGGAGGCTTTCCTTTGTTTCTTTATCTCCGGAAGCGTCAGCAGCAGTAA
- a CDS encoding FtsX-like permease family protein, with amino-acid sequence MRPQTPRWINRLLLWYCNPIYANEIAGDLEELFELWVQESGPRKARWRYAWNALLFIRMYNSRFGQNSNVMNPFYNISHYLKLSLRNLQRFKVFHAGNIIGMAFGLGVSLLILVHVDRELGYEKHISEHEQIYRISTHQEWAKSSVILAEKLSEFFPQMNSIARFARYSSGMSIVSTKQAQTTAMDIFQADSTVFSIFDVQLTIGSDKPLTRPNTAVLSESLVQRLFGDESAIGQIIEINDGQELEVVAVFKDLPATSHLKIDVLLSMDTFYANTPPDWVNNPGWMVMYTYVKTRPEVTYDELRSAMLDFQKFYIPEEYWDEYGNNYFEVMPLTEIHLKSHRIQEMGENSDMTYVIIFGSLALFILLIAAVNFVNIFTAIGLRRVRELGVRKLVGAARSNLIMQLQIESMLSSLIAAGAAIGLAIALLPWYNQAMGMQVTVAIFLAPSYLLMLFGVAILIGFLSGLYPALLVTAQDPLQTVTRNESPQSTISYFRKALIVLQFSLSLFVFIGGVVIWEQLRFIEAQDLGYDKESVLAIKTYGDLRERFHDQHQQIKHQISSIPGVKGVGRTSNLVGEQLSYETFNFAEEPAELEGTINMIWTDESFLATMGIALIEGENFRKLDTGIAFLVNESMAQALGGEVVGKFARWRDEQGPIVGVINDFHHYSLKNAIEPTVLAYRPEWASQWLVRIEQSNVPNNLQELESLVKATSPNSFFISEFLEARVARLYKGEQHMLGLVGILTSLALIISCVGLLGVASVEIRRRIKEVSIRKVLGASPVHVMGILSKQFAIMTIIALIVALPASIWFAQYWLANFDLQVGLKFSVFMVPTVLVCLTILAVVFAQSIPLLRKNPGMALRKE; translated from the coding sequence ATGAGACCTCAGACACCAAGATGGATCAATCGACTGCTGCTTTGGTATTGCAACCCGATCTATGCCAATGAGATCGCTGGAGATCTCGAAGAACTTTTTGAACTATGGGTGCAGGAATCTGGCCCGAGAAAAGCCAGGTGGCGCTATGCCTGGAACGCACTGCTTTTCATACGAATGTACAATTCCAGGTTTGGTCAAAACTCAAATGTCATGAATCCCTTTTACAACATTTCGCACTACCTGAAACTTAGTTTGAGAAATCTGCAACGATTCAAGGTTTTCCATGCCGGAAACATCATTGGTATGGCGTTTGGACTTGGAGTGAGTCTGTTGATTTTGGTCCATGTTGATCGAGAATTGGGTTATGAAAAACACATTTCAGAACACGAGCAGATCTATCGCATCTCCACTCATCAGGAGTGGGCTAAGTCTTCGGTCATCCTTGCCGAGAAGTTGAGTGAGTTCTTTCCTCAAATGAATTCAATCGCCAGGTTTGCCAGATATTCGTCAGGCATGTCTATCGTATCTACGAAACAAGCGCAAACCACTGCAATGGATATTTTTCAGGCGGATAGTACGGTATTTTCGATATTTGATGTTCAGTTGACGATCGGCTCAGATAAGCCATTGACTCGTCCTAATACAGCTGTGCTGAGTGAATCCCTCGTGCAACGGTTGTTTGGTGATGAATCTGCAATAGGACAAATTATTGAGATCAATGACGGCCAGGAATTGGAAGTGGTAGCGGTTTTCAAGGATTTGCCAGCCACCAGCCATCTGAAAATTGATGTGCTCTTGTCCATGGATACTTTTTATGCCAATACTCCTCCGGATTGGGTGAATAATCCAGGCTGGATGGTGATGTATACCTATGTGAAAACACGACCGGAAGTAACATATGATGAGCTAAGGTCTGCCATGCTGGATTTTCAGAAATTCTATATTCCTGAAGAGTATTGGGATGAGTATGGCAACAACTACTTTGAAGTAATGCCATTGACAGAAATTCATTTGAAGTCTCATCGCATTCAGGAAATGGGAGAGAACAGTGATATGACGTATGTGATCATTTTTGGCTCACTGGCATTATTTATCCTATTAATTGCGGCCGTAAACTTTGTCAACATATTTACAGCCATTGGCTTGCGCCGGGTACGCGAGCTGGGTGTCCGGAAGCTGGTAGGTGCAGCAAGGTCTAATCTGATCATGCAGTTACAGATCGAATCCATGTTATCGAGTTTAATTGCTGCTGGAGCAGCAATAGGCTTGGCCATCGCTTTGCTCCCCTGGTATAATCAAGCGATGGGGATGCAAGTAACAGTAGCAATATTTCTGGCTCCGTCCTATCTTTTGATGCTTTTTGGTGTTGCAATCTTGATAGGATTTCTATCGGGGTTGTATCCTGCGCTGTTGGTCACGGCACAAGATCCACTTCAGACAGTTACCAGAAATGAGTCACCTCAATCAACCATTTCTTATTTCCGAAAAGCGCTGATCGTATTGCAATTTTCCTTGTCACTGTTTGTTTTCATCGGTGGAGTGGTTATTTGGGAGCAATTACGCTTTATAGAAGCGCAAGACCTGGGTTACGACAAGGAAAGTGTACTGGCTATCAAAACATATGGTGACTTGAGAGAACGCTTTCATGATCAACATCAACAGATCAAGCATCAGATATCAAGCATCCCTGGCGTGAAAGGAGTAGGTCGCACTTCCAACCTTGTAGGTGAGCAGTTGAGTTATGAGACTTTTAATTTTGCGGAGGAGCCTGCTGAACTTGAAGGAACGATCAATATGATATGGACTGATGAGTCCTTTCTTGCTACGATGGGTATTGCATTAATTGAAGGTGAGAATTTCAGAAAATTAGATACAGGGATTGCCTTTCTTGTAAACGAATCCATGGCCCAGGCACTGGGTGGAGAAGTGGTCGGAAAATTCGCCCGGTGGAGAGATGAACAAGGCCCTATTGTCGGAGTGATCAATGATTTCCATCACTACTCTTTAAAAAATGCCATTGAACCTACCGTGCTCGCTTATCGACCGGAGTGGGCCTCACAATGGTTGGTTCGTATAGAGCAAAGTAATGTGCCGAATAATTTGCAAGAACTGGAATCTTTGGTCAAGGCTACGTCGCCAAACTCGTTTTTCATCTCAGAATTTTTAGAGGCTCGGGTAGCACGATTGTACAAGGGTGAACAACATATGCTAGGGTTGGTAGGTATACTCACTTCATTGGCGCTGATCATTTCATGTGTTGGGCTGCTGGGTGTGGCTTCCGTAGAGATTCGCAGACGAATCAAAGAAGTCAGTATTCGAAAAGTATTAGGTGCTTCTCCTGTCCATGTAATGGGAATACTCAGCAAGCAATTTGCCATAATGACCATCATTGCATTGATCGTGGCACTACCAGCGAGCATCTGGTTTGCACAATACTGGTTAGCGAATTTTGACCTTCAGGTGGGACTGAAGTTTTCGGTTTTTATGGTCCCTACGGTGCTGGTTTGCCTGACCATTTTGGCAGTTGTATTTGCACAGTCTATTCCCTTGCTAAGAAAGAATCCTGGGATGGCGTTGCGAAAGGAGTAG
- a CDS encoding PadR family transcriptional regulator, with translation MERSSIGEFEELCLLCVGVLDDDAYGVTIQAELLNRTQRNITISTIHSTLIRLEKKGFLESRMGGATENRGGRTKRLFALTAEGKKAILTARDIRNNIWGDITKISWDSL, from the coding sequence ATGGAAAGAAGTTCAATCGGTGAGTTCGAAGAGCTTTGTTTATTGTGTGTAGGAGTGTTGGATGACGATGCGTATGGGGTCACCATTCAGGCTGAACTACTCAATCGAACGCAAAGAAACATTACCATAAGCACGATTCACTCAACCTTGATCCGACTAGAGAAGAAGGGGTTTCTGGAGAGCAGGATGGGAGGGGCCACCGAAAATCGAGGTGGACGAACCAAACGGCTATTTGCCCTTACGGCAGAAGGCAAGAAAGCGATCCTGACCGCCCGGGATATTCGCAACAATATCTGGGGAGATATCACTAAAATCAGCTGGGATAGTCTATGA
- a CDS encoding DoxX family protein, producing MDKRKVKNVFAWILQVVLGLEFILAGQAKFTRMDSWATMFRDWGYPDHIYLLVGGLELVGAVFVFIPKMASKAALGLAVIMIGALLTHAIHMEWDRVVVTGILAGLCGVLFWLRKASVT from the coding sequence ATGGATAAAAGAAAAGTTAAAAATGTATTTGCCTGGATACTTCAGGTCGTGCTTGGATTGGAGTTTATACTGGCTGGGCAGGCAAAATTCACACGGATGGATTCCTGGGCAACCATGTTTAGGGACTGGGGATATCCGGATCATATCTACTTATTGGTTGGAGGGCTGGAGTTGGTAGGAGCAGTATTCGTGTTTATTCCAAAAATGGCCTCAAAGGCTGCGTTAGGCCTTGCGGTGATCATGATCGGAGCATTACTAACACATGCCATTCACATGGAATGGGACAGGGTAGTAGTCACTGGAATTCTTGCGGGATTATGTGGGGTGTTGTTCTGGTTGAGGAAGGCCTCGGTCACCTGA
- a CDS encoding AraC family transcriptional regulator has translation MNQIGFDIPSIALIVSIIGLTWSAFLALHRKGNRAANLYLAMLIGVLTVFVLRRGAQLESDGLLLYLYFLSHGLSFIIGPSIYLHISIIVGNKTKKPYLHFIPFLTMSLMLTTAYFYRDQITTMQDTFLLKCIALSEIGIQVIHLIGYLLMTRNLIRSFELASQNRLSTIPSINLKWSRGLLVITSILGGLILLLSLLIITGGYYAINNTADGLFLITILFIIASLIFKSWNNPEIIYHSNEGHQKYNQSPLTNPEITTLRNSLEASIQQEIYLKSDLTLQELSTVIDTKPYMLSQLLNESYQQNFFNFINEHRINYAKHQIQQGFLEKQTVEALAYAAGFNSKSTFNRAFRKWEGQSPKEYLSTLT, from the coding sequence GTGAATCAGATTGGTTTTGATATCCCTTCCATTGCCTTGATCGTCTCAATCATTGGCTTGACCTGGTCAGCTTTTTTGGCCCTGCATCGCAAGGGTAATCGCGCTGCAAATCTATACCTGGCCATGTTGATCGGGGTGTTGACTGTTTTTGTGTTGCGGCGAGGCGCACAACTTGAGTCTGATGGGCTATTGCTGTACTTATATTTCCTTTCTCATGGCCTTAGTTTTATCATCGGGCCTTCCATTTATTTACACATATCCATCATAGTTGGTAACAAAACGAAGAAACCATACTTACATTTTATTCCCTTTCTGACCATGAGCCTGATGCTTACAACAGCCTATTTCTATCGGGATCAAATCACCACGATGCAAGACACCTTTTTGTTGAAATGTATCGCATTATCAGAAATTGGAATACAGGTGATCCATTTGATCGGTTATCTGCTCATGACGCGGAATTTGATCCGAAGTTTTGAATTGGCTAGTCAAAACCGACTATCAACAATACCATCCATTAATCTAAAGTGGTCGCGGGGCCTTTTGGTCATCACCTCCATTTTGGGTGGGTTGATCCTTTTGCTTTCACTACTCATCATCACAGGTGGCTATTACGCCATTAACAATACGGCTGATGGACTATTCCTGATCACCATCTTGTTCATCATCGCCAGTCTAATTTTCAAATCCTGGAATAACCCGGAGATCATTTATCATTCAAATGAGGGCCATCAAAAATACAATCAATCTCCGCTTACCAATCCGGAAATCACAACATTGCGCAACTCCCTGGAAGCGAGCATTCAGCAAGAAATTTATCTCAAATCTGATCTTACTTTACAGGAACTATCGACAGTCATCGATACCAAACCATACATGCTTTCTCAACTCTTGAATGAAAGCTATCAGCAGAACTTTTTCAACTTCATTAATGAGCACAGAATTAACTATGCAAAACATCAGATCCAGCAAGGTTTTTTGGAAAAACAAACAGTGGAGGCATTGGCTTATGCAGCTGGATTCAATAGTAAAAGTACATTTAACCGTGCTTTCCGAAAATGGGAAGGTCAGTCGCCTAAGGAATACCTAAGCACCCTAACCTGA
- a CDS encoding S8 family serine peptidase: MSTTLNIGLIDTPLSRTPSSSHIHRWPGGPELTSSNYLAHADINVGLLLGSESVESTPILPECNIYLAEAVQDSNLTLRLLEGLEWMIEQPVNVVAMPFGEHHGSPFMIPLIQQLLDRDILPVAAIGNKGAGQFSAPGCYQGVLSVGGTDESGEVAPYSGSLNLPDGKCLKPEVLMNGAVITDHRTMQGTSFATTKLAGHLAILRDKYPNVNYQHFINLTYVSCNPVSAEFKHRCVHGVLNTERLKGPLKNVETLAPQTLTIPGKFTDPFLLRQMQQSPPDKILDAIVCPKNSDLAAYPDIEVVKSFANDQILVIKALVSTLLMMHTQPDILVLQSQEIPPISILQLR, from the coding sequence ATGTCCACCACCCTTAACATCGGCCTCATCGACACACCACTTTCCAGGACTCCCTCATCCTCTCATATCCATCGATGGCCGGGTGGTCCTGAGCTTACATCCTCAAATTACCTTGCTCACGCGGACATCAATGTGGGGCTTTTACTAGGCAGTGAATCTGTGGAAAGCACTCCGATCCTACCGGAATGCAATATCTACCTAGCCGAAGCAGTGCAAGACTCCAACCTGACCTTGCGGTTACTGGAAGGTTTGGAATGGATGATTGAACAACCCGTAAATGTGGTTGCGATGCCCTTTGGAGAACATCACGGGTCTCCATTTATGATCCCACTGATACAGCAGCTACTAGATAGGGACATATTACCTGTTGCCGCCATCGGTAACAAGGGTGCCGGGCAATTCAGTGCACCAGGTTGTTATCAAGGTGTATTATCGGTGGGTGGAACAGATGAATCCGGTGAAGTTGCACCCTATTCCGGAAGTCTGAATTTGCCAGATGGGAAGTGCCTAAAACCGGAAGTATTGATGAATGGGGCAGTAATAACCGACCATCGAACCATGCAGGGAACGTCATTTGCCACGACAAAATTGGCAGGACATTTAGCCATTTTACGCGATAAATATCCAAACGTCAACTACCAACATTTCATAAACCTTACTTACGTATCCTGCAATCCTGTTTCAGCTGAATTTAAGCACCGATGTGTACATGGTGTTTTGAATACGGAACGGCTCAAGGGTCCTCTGAAAAACGTAGAAACCCTTGCTCCTCAAACGCTAACTATTCCTGGGAAGTTTACAGATCCTTTCTTGCTCAGGCAAATGCAGCAATCCCCGCCAGACAAAATCCTGGATGCCATTGTTTGTCCAAAAAACTCAGATTTAGCGGCCTATCCGGACATTGAGGTAGTCAAATCTTTTGCAAACGACCAGATCCTGGTGATCAAGGCTTTAGTCAGCACGCTCCTCATGATGCACACGCAACCGGACATTCTAGTACTGCAATCGCAGGAAATACCCCCTATCTCCATACTGCAACTGCGGTAA
- a CDS encoding M1 family aminopeptidase, protein MKKLLFSVSSLVLIVLCGIDLPEKRISVAASDAPTPENGLGWKLNTLHLKVDASIPDAPKISAELQLQLDGVSSSYGPLLFLNSIQESSKFGHFEYPDHDVEINLRNGDLPNMRFAKVERSRLYRRGEVMNIRIPVEILNRRSVLYYWGKESIVASWINAWYPTPFGGQKEAFWSTMKVDADLELVLPAGWSAVAGGERMKKSQSGEIWEINPELAISFTAGPFKEVDYQVAEQSLKLVGGTSNIEGQQARVRTFLESVERFEKWFGPAPYDFHSIVEIPYSVPGFYGASEQGYILLKSQAFDDPLNSLAVLAHEAAHAWWAILVGADYEAQGGLWITESLAQYSAIMAIEEVYGAATAKEFMLSGTGGFSRNHDAKAFRRFVKEGRDHPIGDKPSGNSISNYLADSKGAWVYHMLRKKIGDAAFFASLQTIVRQFGHKMVGLVDWKSVFQQHADVSLDQFFEQWLLWEGAPELKSRQLDDKTIRIRQIQKGEPYCLDLEVLIEFEDGTSTREMVQFGTASHILKFDKAIASFQIDPNQDLLLLSNDVSS, encoded by the coding sequence ATGAAAAAGCTCCTATTCTCTGTCAGTTCTCTAGTATTGATCGTTTTGTGTGGCATTGATTTGCCGGAAAAACGCATTTCTGTGGCTGCTTCTGATGCACCTACACCCGAAAACGGATTAGGATGGAAATTGAATACCCTACACTTGAAAGTAGACGCTTCGATACCTGATGCGCCGAAGATTTCAGCTGAACTGCAACTACAGCTCGATGGTGTATCTAGCTCTTATGGTCCGTTGCTGTTCCTTAATTCGATTCAGGAATCTTCGAAATTTGGTCATTTTGAATACCCTGATCATGATGTTGAAATCAATCTGAGAAATGGTGATTTGCCCAACATGCGGTTTGCCAAAGTAGAACGGTCCAGGCTCTATCGTCGCGGCGAAGTAATGAACATCCGAATTCCCGTTGAAATCCTGAACAGGAGAAGCGTATTGTATTATTGGGGGAAGGAATCCATTGTAGCTTCATGGATCAATGCCTGGTATCCAACGCCTTTTGGAGGACAAAAAGAAGCCTTTTGGTCAACGATGAAGGTTGATGCGGATTTAGAATTGGTACTACCTGCCGGATGGTCAGCGGTCGCAGGAGGAGAGAGAATGAAAAAAAGTCAATCTGGTGAAATTTGGGAAATTAATCCCGAATTAGCCATTTCATTCACAGCAGGACCATTTAAGGAAGTTGACTATCAGGTGGCTGAACAGTCCCTGAAGTTAGTAGGTGGTACTTCGAATATAGAGGGGCAACAGGCCAGGGTTCGGACCTTTCTGGAAAGTGTAGAACGGTTTGAAAAATGGTTTGGTCCTGCACCTTATGACTTTCATAGTATTGTAGAAATCCCTTATTCGGTTCCAGGATTTTATGGAGCTTCAGAACAGGGGTACATTTTGCTCAAATCTCAAGCCTTTGACGATCCCCTCAACAGTCTGGCCGTACTGGCACATGAAGCCGCTCACGCCTGGTGGGCCATTCTGGTTGGAGCGGATTATGAGGCGCAGGGTGGCTTGTGGATCACTGAATCTTTGGCGCAGTATTCCGCCATCATGGCCATCGAGGAAGTATACGGTGCGGCAACAGCAAAGGAATTCATGTTGTCAGGAACAGGGGGATTTAGCAGGAATCATGATGCAAAGGCCTTTCGCCGATTTGTGAAAGAAGGGAGAGACCATCCAATCGGAGATAAGCCATCTGGCAATTCCATCAGCAATTATCTGGCAGATTCGAAAGGAGCATGGGTCTATCATATGCTTCGCAAGAAAATAGGGGATGCGGCATTTTTTGCATCCTTACAGACAATTGTCAGGCAATTCGGCCATAAAATGGTGGGCCTGGTAGATTGGAAATCCGTTTTCCAGCAACATGCGGATGTTTCGCTGGATCAGTTCTTTGAGCAGTGGTTGTTATGGGAGGGAGCGCCTGAATTGAAAAGCCGTCAATTGGATGATAAAACCATTCGAATACGACAAATACAAAAAGGAGAGCCCTATTGTCTAGACCTAGAGGTTCTGATCGAGTTTGAAGACGGTACCTCTACTAGAGAAATGGTACAATTCGGTACAGCTAGCCATATACTCAAATTTGACAAGGCCATTGCATCGTTCCAGATAGATCCCAATCAGGATCTGCTCCTTTTATCAAATGACGTTTCCTCTTGA